A region from the Rhinoderma darwinii isolate aRhiDar2 chromosome 2, aRhiDar2.hap1, whole genome shotgun sequence genome encodes:
- the TXLNG gene encoding gamma-taxilin isoform X2 has protein sequence MSCLVEAASDAVEDSGRLDGSEQIVMGESEAKKTADSDLLVNSRLSLSVENGKDLSNSLCLEEVRSTNIDDHMMSNFLVKVSREETPGREDTRLGPPDGQQDPGSKEVLLLMQALNTLRTPEEKLAALCKKYADLLEESRNFQKQMKILQKKQSQVIKEKVHLQSEHSKAILARSKLESLCRELQRHNKTLKEENLHQAREYEEERKEATAHFQMTLNEIQAQMEQHDVYNAKLRQENVELGEKLKKLIEQYALREEHIDKVFKHKELQQQLIDAKLQQTTRLMKEAEERHQREREFLLNEATETRQKFEELKQQESQLKQQLSLYMDKFEEFQTTMAKSNELFTTFRQEMEKMTKKIKKLEKETVVWRTKWEANNKALLQMAEEKTVRDKEHKALHVKLDRLEKLCRALQTERNELNKKVEVLQDPVTELDEVCDVANGDSDTKPAVESSEEMNVITERKDSGIQPITQPPLSEGQILAQKTLSAGPHSGIDSVD, from the exons ATTGTGATGGGAGAAAGTGAAGCAAAAAAAACTGCTGACTCTGACCTGTTGGTAAACAGCAGGCTGTCTTTGTCTGTGGAGAATGGTAAAGACCTATCCAATTCCCTGTGTCTAGAGGAAGTACGAAGCACAAACATTGACGACCACATGATGTCCAACTTCTTGGTAAAAGTGTCCCGAGAGGAAACCCCAGGAAGAGAAGACACCAGACTGGGGCCACCTGATGGCCAACAAGACCCAGGAA GTAAAGAAGTGCTACTTTTGATGCAGGCTTTGAACACGCTAAGAACTCCAGAAGAGAAACTGGCAGCCCTCTGCAAGAAATATGCTGATCTT CTGGAAGAAAGCCGGAATTTCCAGAAACAGATGAAAATTTTGCAGAAAAAGCAATCGCAAGTGATAAAAGAGAAGGTTCATCTTCAGAGCGAGCACAGCAAAGCCATTCTAGCACGTAGCAAGCTTGAGTCGTTGTGCCGAGAGCTTCAGAGGCACAACAAGACATTAAAG GAAGAGAACCTGCATCAAGCACGTGAATATGAGGAAGAGCGCAAAGAAGCTACTGCACATTTCCAGATGACCCTGAATGAAATCCAAGCACAGATGGAGCAACATGATGTCTACAATGCGAAGCTCCGCCAGGAGAATGTAGAACTGGGAGAGAAGTTAAAGAAACTTATTGAACAGTATGCGCTGCGTGAAGAG CACATTGATAAAGTCTTTAAACATAAGGAGCTACAACAGCAACTAATTGATGCAAAACTTCAGCAGACAACTCGGCTTATGAAGGAAGCAGAAGAACGACACCAGCGTGAGCGAGAATTT ctGTTGAATGAGGCCACAGAAACCAGACAAAAATTTGAGGAGCTGAAGCAGCAAGAGAGTCAGTTGAAGCAGCAG CTGTCTCTTTACATGGACAAGTTTGAGGAGTTTCAGACCACAATGGCGAAAAGCAATGAGCTTTTTACAACGTTTCGTCAAGAAATGGAAAAG ATGACCAAGAAAATAAAGAAACTGGAAAAAGAAACAGTTGTCTGGCGTACGAAGTGGGAAGCCAACAATAAAGCCCTACTACAGATGGCTGAAGAG AAAACTGTTAGGGACAAGGAGCACAAAGCACTGCATGTCAAGCTAGACCGTCTGGAGAAGCTTTGTCGGGCCCTCCAGACTGAACGCAATGAGCTCAACAAGAAAGTTGAGGTTCTTCAAGATCCGGTTACCGAACTAGATGAGGTTTGTGATGTGGCAAATGGAGACTCAGACACAAAACCAGCAGTGGAATCCTCAGAGGAAATGAATGTCATCACAGAGAGAAAAGATTCTGGAATCCAGCCCATTACTCAACCCCCATTATCAGAGGGACAGATTCTAGCGCAAAAGACTCTCTCAGCGGGGCCACATTCTGGCATAGATTCTGTTGACTAA
- the TXLNG gene encoding gamma-taxilin isoform X1 — protein sequence MSCLVEAASDAVEDSGRLDGSEQIVMGESEAKKTADSDLLVNSRLSLSVENGKDLSNSLCLEEVRSTNIDDHMMSNFLVKVSREETPGREDTRLGPPDGQQDPGSENNKEKTLGKEVLLLMQALNTLRTPEEKLAALCKKYADLLEESRNFQKQMKILQKKQSQVIKEKVHLQSEHSKAILARSKLESLCRELQRHNKTLKEENLHQAREYEEERKEATAHFQMTLNEIQAQMEQHDVYNAKLRQENVELGEKLKKLIEQYALREEHIDKVFKHKELQQQLIDAKLQQTTRLMKEAEERHQREREFLLNEATETRQKFEELKQQESQLKQQLSLYMDKFEEFQTTMAKSNELFTTFRQEMEKMTKKIKKLEKETVVWRTKWEANNKALLQMAEEKTVRDKEHKALHVKLDRLEKLCRALQTERNELNKKVEVLQDPVTELDEVCDVANGDSDTKPAVESSEEMNVITERKDSGIQPITQPPLSEGQILAQKTLSAGPHSGIDSVD from the exons ATTGTGATGGGAGAAAGTGAAGCAAAAAAAACTGCTGACTCTGACCTGTTGGTAAACAGCAGGCTGTCTTTGTCTGTGGAGAATGGTAAAGACCTATCCAATTCCCTGTGTCTAGAGGAAGTACGAAGCACAAACATTGACGACCACATGATGTCCAACTTCTTGGTAAAAGTGTCCCGAGAGGAAACCCCAGGAAGAGAAGACACCAGACTGGGGCCACCTGATGGCCAACAAGACCCAGGAAGTGAGAATAATAAAGAGAAAACACTGG GTAAAGAAGTGCTACTTTTGATGCAGGCTTTGAACACGCTAAGAACTCCAGAAGAGAAACTGGCAGCCCTCTGCAAGAAATATGCTGATCTT CTGGAAGAAAGCCGGAATTTCCAGAAACAGATGAAAATTTTGCAGAAAAAGCAATCGCAAGTGATAAAAGAGAAGGTTCATCTTCAGAGCGAGCACAGCAAAGCCATTCTAGCACGTAGCAAGCTTGAGTCGTTGTGCCGAGAGCTTCAGAGGCACAACAAGACATTAAAG GAAGAGAACCTGCATCAAGCACGTGAATATGAGGAAGAGCGCAAAGAAGCTACTGCACATTTCCAGATGACCCTGAATGAAATCCAAGCACAGATGGAGCAACATGATGTCTACAATGCGAAGCTCCGCCAGGAGAATGTAGAACTGGGAGAGAAGTTAAAGAAACTTATTGAACAGTATGCGCTGCGTGAAGAG CACATTGATAAAGTCTTTAAACATAAGGAGCTACAACAGCAACTAATTGATGCAAAACTTCAGCAGACAACTCGGCTTATGAAGGAAGCAGAAGAACGACACCAGCGTGAGCGAGAATTT ctGTTGAATGAGGCCACAGAAACCAGACAAAAATTTGAGGAGCTGAAGCAGCAAGAGAGTCAGTTGAAGCAGCAG CTGTCTCTTTACATGGACAAGTTTGAGGAGTTTCAGACCACAATGGCGAAAAGCAATGAGCTTTTTACAACGTTTCGTCAAGAAATGGAAAAG ATGACCAAGAAAATAAAGAAACTGGAAAAAGAAACAGTTGTCTGGCGTACGAAGTGGGAAGCCAACAATAAAGCCCTACTACAGATGGCTGAAGAG AAAACTGTTAGGGACAAGGAGCACAAAGCACTGCATGTCAAGCTAGACCGTCTGGAGAAGCTTTGTCGGGCCCTCCAGACTGAACGCAATGAGCTCAACAAGAAAGTTGAGGTTCTTCAAGATCCGGTTACCGAACTAGATGAGGTTTGTGATGTGGCAAATGGAGACTCAGACACAAAACCAGCAGTGGAATCCTCAGAGGAAATGAATGTCATCACAGAGAGAAAAGATTCTGGAATCCAGCCCATTACTCAACCCCCATTATCAGAGGGACAGATTCTAGCGCAAAAGACTCTCTCAGCGGGGCCACATTCTGGCATAGATTCTGTTGACTAA
- the TXLNG gene encoding gamma-taxilin isoform X3 — protein sequence MGESEAKKTADSDLLVNSRLSLSVENGKDLSNSLCLEEVRSTNIDDHMMSNFLVKVSREETPGREDTRLGPPDGQQDPGSENNKEKTLGKEVLLLMQALNTLRTPEEKLAALCKKYADLLEESRNFQKQMKILQKKQSQVIKEKVHLQSEHSKAILARSKLESLCRELQRHNKTLKEENLHQAREYEEERKEATAHFQMTLNEIQAQMEQHDVYNAKLRQENVELGEKLKKLIEQYALREEHIDKVFKHKELQQQLIDAKLQQTTRLMKEAEERHQREREFLLNEATETRQKFEELKQQESQLKQQLSLYMDKFEEFQTTMAKSNELFTTFRQEMEKMTKKIKKLEKETVVWRTKWEANNKALLQMAEEKTVRDKEHKALHVKLDRLEKLCRALQTERNELNKKVEVLQDPVTELDEVCDVANGDSDTKPAVESSEEMNVITERKDSGIQPITQPPLSEGQILAQKTLSAGPHSGIDSVD from the exons ATGGGAGAAAGTGAAGCAAAAAAAACTGCTGACTCTGACCTGTTGGTAAACAGCAGGCTGTCTTTGTCTGTGGAGAATGGTAAAGACCTATCCAATTCCCTGTGTCTAGAGGAAGTACGAAGCACAAACATTGACGACCACATGATGTCCAACTTCTTGGTAAAAGTGTCCCGAGAGGAAACCCCAGGAAGAGAAGACACCAGACTGGGGCCACCTGATGGCCAACAAGACCCAGGAAGTGAGAATAATAAAGAGAAAACACTGG GTAAAGAAGTGCTACTTTTGATGCAGGCTTTGAACACGCTAAGAACTCCAGAAGAGAAACTGGCAGCCCTCTGCAAGAAATATGCTGATCTT CTGGAAGAAAGCCGGAATTTCCAGAAACAGATGAAAATTTTGCAGAAAAAGCAATCGCAAGTGATAAAAGAGAAGGTTCATCTTCAGAGCGAGCACAGCAAAGCCATTCTAGCACGTAGCAAGCTTGAGTCGTTGTGCCGAGAGCTTCAGAGGCACAACAAGACATTAAAG GAAGAGAACCTGCATCAAGCACGTGAATATGAGGAAGAGCGCAAAGAAGCTACTGCACATTTCCAGATGACCCTGAATGAAATCCAAGCACAGATGGAGCAACATGATGTCTACAATGCGAAGCTCCGCCAGGAGAATGTAGAACTGGGAGAGAAGTTAAAGAAACTTATTGAACAGTATGCGCTGCGTGAAGAG CACATTGATAAAGTCTTTAAACATAAGGAGCTACAACAGCAACTAATTGATGCAAAACTTCAGCAGACAACTCGGCTTATGAAGGAAGCAGAAGAACGACACCAGCGTGAGCGAGAATTT ctGTTGAATGAGGCCACAGAAACCAGACAAAAATTTGAGGAGCTGAAGCAGCAAGAGAGTCAGTTGAAGCAGCAG CTGTCTCTTTACATGGACAAGTTTGAGGAGTTTCAGACCACAATGGCGAAAAGCAATGAGCTTTTTACAACGTTTCGTCAAGAAATGGAAAAG ATGACCAAGAAAATAAAGAAACTGGAAAAAGAAACAGTTGTCTGGCGTACGAAGTGGGAAGCCAACAATAAAGCCCTACTACAGATGGCTGAAGAG AAAACTGTTAGGGACAAGGAGCACAAAGCACTGCATGTCAAGCTAGACCGTCTGGAGAAGCTTTGTCGGGCCCTCCAGACTGAACGCAATGAGCTCAACAAGAAAGTTGAGGTTCTTCAAGATCCGGTTACCGAACTAGATGAGGTTTGTGATGTGGCAAATGGAGACTCAGACACAAAACCAGCAGTGGAATCCTCAGAGGAAATGAATGTCATCACAGAGAGAAAAGATTCTGGAATCCAGCCCATTACTCAACCCCCATTATCAGAGGGACAGATTCTAGCGCAAAAGACTCTCTCAGCGGGGCCACATTCTGGCATAGATTCTGTTGACTAA